The proteins below are encoded in one region of Halalkalicoccus jeotgali B3:
- a CDS encoding CBS domain-containing protein has translation MNLPTPQDLRERRIELDLTQSALAERAGVSQPLIARIEGGDVDPRLSTLRRIVEALDETEGGIVRADDLMNTEVIRVGPDDAIREAVRKMDEEAYSQLPVLQNGIPVGSISQSDLVHLDADARDEPVVSHMAESFPTVSREATLDEIGNLLDHYKAVMVTETGETVGIITEADVAARLS, from the coding sequence ATGAACCTTCCCACGCCCCAGGACCTGCGCGAGCGCCGGATCGAACTCGATCTGACCCAGAGCGCCCTCGCCGAACGGGCGGGCGTCTCCCAGCCGCTGATCGCCAGGATCGAGGGCGGTGACGTCGACCCCCGGCTCTCGACGCTGCGGCGGATCGTCGAGGCGCTCGACGAGACCGAGGGCGGGATCGTCCGGGCCGATGATCTGATGAACACCGAGGTGATCCGCGTTGGGCCCGATGATGCGATCCGCGAGGCGGTGCGGAAGATGGACGAGGAGGCCTACTCGCAACTGCCCGTCCTCCAGAACGGTATTCCGGTGGGCTCGATCAGCCAGAGCGACCTCGTCCACCTCGACGCCGACGCGCGCGACGAACCGGTGGTCTCGCATATGGCCGAGAGCTTCCCGACCGTCTCGCGGGAGGCGACCCTCGACGAGATCGGCAACCTGCTCGATCACTACAAGGCCGTGATGGTGACCGAGACAGGCGAAACCGTCGGGATCATCACCGAGGCCGACGTCGCCGCACGCCTCTCGTAG
- the psmB gene encoding archaeal proteasome endopeptidase complex subunit beta, translated as MRTPDDLQLSESLASSPGQANPYEPELGSLPEADLPEGADAAELKTGTTTVGLRAEDGVVLATDMRASLGNMVSSKTVQKVEDVHPTGALTIAGSVSAAQSLIRTLRAEVNLYDARQGEDMSMTALSTLTSNLLRSGGFFIVVPVLGGVDDEGPHIYSMDALGGTTEETYAVSGSGSQFALGVLEQHYEEGLSVEEARDVAIRSVGSAVERDTASGNGINIATVTEEGVDIERFEEFEGVDGISNGR; from the coding sequence ATGCGAACGCCCGACGACCTACAGCTTTCGGAGTCGCTCGCGTCGAGTCCCGGTCAGGCCAACCCCTACGAGCCCGAACTGGGTTCCCTACCCGAGGCCGACCTCCCCGAGGGGGCCGACGCCGCCGAACTCAAAACCGGCACCACGACCGTGGGCCTGCGCGCCGAGGACGGTGTCGTGCTGGCGACCGACATGCGTGCGAGTCTCGGCAACATGGTCTCGAGCAAGACGGTCCAGAAGGTCGAGGACGTCCACCCGACGGGCGCGCTCACCATCGCCGGCTCGGTCTCGGCGGCCCAGTCGCTGATCCGGACCCTGCGAGCCGAGGTCAACCTCTATGACGCCCGCCAGGGCGAGGACATGAGCATGACCGCCCTCTCGACGCTGACGAGCAACCTCCTTCGCAGCGGCGGCTTTTTCATCGTCGTGCCTGTGCTTGGCGGCGTCGACGACGAGGGCCCCCACATCTACAGCATGGACGCGCTGGGTGGCACCACCGAGGAGACCTACGCCGTCTCGGGCTCGGGCTCGCAGTTCGCCCTTGGCGTGCTCGAACAGCACTACGAGGAGGGCCTGAGCGTCGAGGAGGCCCGCGACGTCGCCATCCGCAGCGTCGGCAGCGCCGTCGAGCGCGACACCGCAAGCGGCAATGGCATCAACATCGCGACCGTCACCGAGGAGGGCGTCGACATCGAGCGCTTCGAGGAGTTCGAGGGCGTCGACGGCATCTCGAACGGCCGGTAA
- a CDS encoding DNA topoisomerase IV subunit A, with translation MSTDTPHDAREQLIELAAEFYDQFADGDVPEMSIPTRTKSNIEYDEDSQVWVYGDRTSTRSANSVRGARKLLKAIYTIDFLADQLGEDRSSTLRELYYLSESWDNEEAQFNDQDESNQLVEDLEIVSSVTREDFHMRPEESGATLMGPLELREQTRRGERVIHCQEDVGEGGYQIPNNPDTIEFLDNDADFVLAVETGGMRDRLVENGFDEEYNVIIVHLKGQPARATRRITKRLHDELDLPVTVFTDGDPWSYRIYGSVAYGSIKSAHLSEYLATPEAQFIGIQPTDIVEYDLPTDPLSDSDVNALENELEDPRFQTDYWTEQIELQLEIGKKAEQQALASRGLDFVTDTYLPERLAAMDVL, from the coding sequence ATGAGCACGGACACACCACACGACGCGCGCGAACAATTGATCGAACTCGCAGCGGAGTTCTACGACCAGTTCGCCGACGGCGACGTCCCCGAGATGTCGATCCCGACACGAACCAAGAGCAACATCGAGTACGACGAGGACTCGCAGGTCTGGGTCTACGGCGACCGGACGAGCACCCGGTCTGCGAACTCCGTGCGGGGCGCGCGCAAGCTCCTGAAGGCGATCTACACGATCGATTTCCTCGCCGACCAACTGGGCGAGGATCGCTCCTCGACGCTGCGTGAACTGTACTACCTCTCGGAGAGCTGGGACAACGAGGAGGCTCAGTTCAACGATCAGGACGAGTCCAACCAGCTCGTCGAGGACCTCGAGATCGTCTCCTCGGTGACCCGCGAGGACTTCCACATGCGCCCCGAGGAGTCGGGCGCGACGCTGATGGGCCCGCTCGAACTGCGCGAGCAGACCCGCCGCGGCGAGCGGGTGATCCACTGTCAGGAGGACGTCGGTGAAGGGGGGTATCAGATCCCCAACAACCCCGACACGATCGAGTTCCTCGACAACGACGCCGACTTCGTCCTCGCGGTCGAGACCGGCGGGATGCGCGACCGGCTCGTCGAGAACGGCTTCGACGAGGAATACAACGTGATCATCGTCCATCTGAAGGGCCAGCCGGCGCGTGCGACCCGCCGGATCACGAAGCGGCTTCACGACGAACTCGACCTACCCGTGACCGTCTTTACCGACGGCGACCCGTGGTCCTATCGGATCTACGGCTCGGTGGCCTACGGCTCGATCAAATCCGCACATCTCTCGGAGTACCTCGCGACCCCCGAGGCACAGTTCATTGGCATCCAACCCACGGACATCGTCGAGTACGATCTTCCCACCGATCCGCTCTCGGACTCGGACGTCAACGCCCTCGAGAACGAACTGGAGGACCCCCGGTTCCAGACCGACTACTGGACCGAACAGATCGAACTCCAGTTGGAGATCGGAAAGAAGGCCGAACAGCAGGCACTTGCCTCCCGCGGGCTCGATTTCGTCACCGATACCTACCTCCCCGAGCGGCTCGCGGCGATGGACGTCCTGTAG
- a CDS encoding AI-2E family transporter — translation MEYDREVGRRLGLGLIVLGLVLLAAYVVRAFIAVVVFAVFLYYSVRPIHRYLRRFGLPRRLRAMLAIVLFGVPFLILLAYTVAIVVIETQQFVEAYDIQNQVLNSGLERFDLAALDLDTVQRTVTTAGTQGSILAVFFSLSSAASVVGSVLIQSLILVVLTYYMLVDGPQLRAWVLENLDDTGIIRRYFDEVDPELSMTLFGNIVNVFVTAIVGVVVFFTYNVFVPEAVEVPFPSLLGALAGIGSLIPVVGIKLVYLPVGIGLAAAVVAAGQTPLLIYVGIFFVVAGVFVDFIPDFFIRALISGENTHTGMLLLSYIVGPAVFGFYGLFLVPVLLILLTNAMYVLLPYVLWGEDTPAQQTRLEDFGGPERDSPPVADTSDTNATPVVED, via the coding sequence ATGGAGTACGACAGAGAGGTAGGGCGACGTCTCGGCTTGGGGCTGATCGTCCTCGGATTGGTTCTCCTCGCCGCCTACGTCGTCCGGGCGTTCATCGCCGTGGTCGTCTTCGCCGTCTTTTTGTACTACTCGGTTCGCCCGATCCATCGGTATCTCCGTCGGTTCGGACTGCCACGGCGTCTACGAGCGATGCTCGCGATCGTCCTGTTCGGGGTCCCGTTTCTGATCCTGCTGGCCTACACTGTCGCGATCGTGGTCATCGAAACTCAGCAGTTCGTCGAGGCCTACGACATCCAGAACCAAGTACTCAACAGCGGGCTCGAGCGGTTCGATCTGGCCGCGCTCGATCTCGATACCGTCCAACGGACCGTGACGACGGCGGGTACGCAGGGGTCGATTCTCGCCGTGTTCTTCAGCCTCTCGAGTGCGGCCAGCGTCGTCGGCAGCGTACTGATCCAGTCGTTGATCCTCGTCGTCTTGACGTACTATATGCTCGTCGACGGTCCACAACTGCGCGCGTGGGTCCTCGAGAACCTCGACGATACGGGGATCATTCGGCGCTACTTCGACGAGGTGGATCCCGAACTCTCGATGACGCTCTTTGGCAACATCGTCAACGTCTTCGTCACCGCCATCGTCGGCGTCGTCGTCTTTTTCACCTACAACGTCTTCGTCCCGGAGGCGGTCGAGGTGCCGTTTCCGAGCCTGCTCGGAGCGCTCGCCGGGATCGGGAGCCTGATCCCCGTCGTCGGGATCAAACTCGTCTACCTCCCCGTCGGGATCGGGCTCGCGGCGGCGGTCGTCGCCGCCGGCCAGACCCCCCTGTTGATCTACGTCGGGATCTTCTTCGTCGTCGCAGGGGTCTTCGTCGATTTCATCCCCGATTTCTTCATTCGCGCGCTCATCAGCGGCGAGAACACCCACACCGGGATGTTGCTGCTCAGCTACATCGTCGGTCCTGCCGTCTTCGGGTTCTACGGGCTGTTTCTCGTGCCGGTCCTCCTGATCCTCCTGACCAACGCGATGTACGTCCTCCTGCCGTACGTCCTCTGGGGCGAGGACACGCCGGCCCAGCAGACTCGCCTCGAGGACTTCGGCGGACCCGAACGGGACTCGCCGCCGGTGGCGGACACGAGCGATACCAACGCGACGCCCGTCGTCGAGGACTGA
- a CDS encoding DNA topoisomerase VI subunit B has translation MTSLQSTLGEETGIADELAANQREISIAEFFEKNKHMLGFDSGARGLVTAVKEAVDNALDATEEAGILPDIYVEIEEVGNYYRLVVEDNGPGITREQIPKVFGKLLYGSRFHAREQSRGQQGIGISAAVLYSQLTSGKPAKITSRTQGADEAQYFELIIDTDTNEPEISSAETTSWDRPHGTRIELEMEANMRARGQLRDYIKHTAVVNPHARIELHEPNDSFKAERATDQLPAETEEIRPHPHGVELGTVIKMLGATDSHTLSGFLQEEFTRVGKKTARKVLDNFRNRHFGREMAWELPEPDEVESAVREATTNKAADAIEAFATGVAERVAQRERIAHHELEAFVAEVADEIAAEHGTFGQTARETAVGAAWSAIVEDREAECYRLVDAATSTRKDEATIEALSQRLAAKFDDDGRHRLSHSALTEYVDRAADMTQERDDVAVGETARENIVTEFWSVMKTVPDDVPLAREVANDRNTARDLVDAMRETDIIAPPTDCLAPITDELVEAGLRKEFDAEFYAAATRDAEVHGGDPFIVEAGIAYGGEISAEGSIDVMRFANRVPLVYQRGACATTDVVKSIGWRNYGLDQPGDTGLPNGPAVVMVHVASTNVPFTSESKDAIANVPAIEDEIELAIREAARELKSYLNKQRSIAKRRKKQDVLATILPEMATKVAEVTDREPPDIDAALARIMNNVQVSRVVENGSVVLAVENHSNTAEDLEITDIVSIEPNDLSAGTVIEMDGEWFVKWSPTVPGGETATLEYSVDEEATFDLDVSGVETAKLTVER, from the coding sequence ATGACGTCGCTTCAGTCGACGCTCGGCGAGGAGACGGGGATCGCCGACGAGCTCGCTGCGAACCAGCGGGAGATCTCCATCGCCGAGTTCTTCGAGAAGAACAAGCACATGCTCGGGTTCGACAGCGGGGCCCGAGGGCTCGTCACCGCTGTCAAGGAAGCCGTCGACAACGCGCTCGACGCCACCGAGGAAGCGGGCATCCTCCCCGACATCTACGTCGAGATCGAGGAGGTGGGAAACTACTACCGGCTGGTCGTCGAGGACAACGGCCCCGGGATCACCAGAGAGCAGATCCCCAAGGTGTTCGGAAAGCTGCTGTACGGCTCTCGCTTTCATGCCCGCGAGCAGTCCCGGGGCCAGCAGGGGATCGGTATCTCCGCGGCGGTGCTCTACAGTCAGCTCACCTCCGGGAAGCCCGCGAAGATCACTTCCCGAACACAGGGCGCGGACGAAGCGCAGTACTTCGAACTGATTATCGATACGGACACCAACGAACCGGAGATCAGCAGCGCCGAGACGACCTCGTGGGATCGGCCCCACGGCACACGCATCGAGCTGGAGATGGAAGCGAACATGCGCGCCCGGGGACAGCTGCGCGATTACATCAAACACACCGCTGTCGTCAACCCCCACGCCCGGATCGAACTCCACGAGCCGAACGACTCGTTTAAGGCCGAGCGCGCGACCGACCAGCTGCCCGCCGAGACCGAGGAGATCCGCCCGCACCCCCACGGTGTCGAACTCGGGACCGTCATCAAGATGCTCGGGGCGACCGACTCGCACACGCTGTCGGGCTTTCTCCAGGAGGAGTTCACCCGCGTCGGCAAGAAGACCGCCCGGAAAGTGCTCGATAACTTCCGGAACCGACACTTCGGTCGCGAGATGGCGTGGGAACTCCCGGAACCGGACGAGGTGGAGAGTGCCGTCCGGGAAGCGACGACGAACAAGGCCGCCGACGCCATCGAGGCGTTCGCGACCGGGGTCGCCGAGCGCGTGGCCCAGCGCGAGCGAATCGCCCATCACGAACTCGAAGCGTTCGTCGCCGAGGTCGCGGACGAGATCGCCGCCGAACACGGTACCTTCGGCCAGACTGCCCGGGAGACGGCCGTCGGGGCGGCGTGGAGCGCGATCGTCGAGGACCGGGAAGCCGAGTGCTATCGGTTGGTGGACGCCGCGACGAGCACCCGCAAGGACGAGGCGACGATCGAGGCACTCTCACAGAGGCTCGCCGCGAAGTTCGACGACGATGGGCGCCACAGACTCTCCCACTCGGCGCTCACGGAGTACGTCGACCGCGCGGCGGACATGACCCAGGAGCGCGACGATGTCGCGGTGGGCGAGACCGCCCGCGAGAACATCGTTACCGAGTTCTGGTCGGTCATGAAGACGGTACCCGACGACGTCCCGCTCGCGAGGGAGGTCGCGAACGACCGCAACACGGCTCGCGATCTGGTCGACGCGATGCGCGAGACGGACATCATCGCCCCGCCGACGGACTGTCTGGCGCCGATCACTGACGAACTGGTCGAGGCCGGACTCCGAAAGGAGTTCGACGCCGAGTTCTACGCCGCCGCGACGCGGGACGCTGAGGTCCACGGCGGGGACCCCTTCATCGTCGAGGCCGGCATCGCCTACGGCGGCGAGATCTCCGCCGAGGGATCGATCGACGTGATGCGATTCGCGAACCGCGTCCCCCTCGTCTACCAACGCGGGGCGTGTGCGACCACCGACGTCGTCAAATCGATCGGTTGGCGCAACTACGGACTGGATCAGCCCGGCGACACGGGCCTGCCGAACGGGCCCGCCGTGGTGATGGTCCACGTCGCCTCGACGAACGTCCCCTTCACCAGCGAGTCGAAGGACGCCATCGCGAACGTCCCCGCGATCGAGGACGAGATCGAACTCGCGATCCGCGAGGCCGCCCGCGAACTCAAGTCCTACCTCAACAAACAGCGTTCGATCGCCAAACGCCGGAAGAAACAGGACGTGCTCGCGACGATCCTGCCCGAAATGGCCACGAAGGTTGCGGAGGTAACGGACAGAGAGCCCCCCGACATCGACGCGGCGCTGGCCCGGATCATGAACAACGTACAGGTCTCGCGGGTCGTCGAGAACGGCTCGGTGGTGCTGGCGGTCGAGAACCACTCGAACACCGCGGAAGACCTCGAAATCACCGATATCGTCTCTATCGAGCCGAACGACCTCTCTGCGGGGACGGTGATCGAGATGGACGGCGAGTGGTTCGTCAAGTGGTCGCCGACGGTTCCGGGCGGGGAGACGGCGACCTTGGAGTACAGCGTGGACGAGGAGGCGACGTTCGACCTCGACGTGAGCGGGGTCGAGACGGCGAAACTAACAGTTGAGAGATGA
- a CDS encoding ZIP family metal transporter, with product MEPVLTVLLVSLLAGCATGLGALPILVVSTISHRVYDAALGLAAGIMFGAAVFALIVPGMEGESLGEVLVGVLLGGLFLLVANRAIPHFHMLINGRRTGERDVEIEPEDADTVRRALLVGGSITLHNVPEGLAVGIAFGSGLEGVGFSLALAIAIQNVPDGFAMAVPASRTDLSDARTILYTTLSGGIPEPIAALAGFVLVAVFTQLFPVAAGFAAGTMMAVIFREMIPQSHGHGYADEATLLFIFGFSIMLFVDTVLAV from the coding sequence ATGGAACCGGTACTGACGGTCCTTCTCGTCTCGCTTCTGGCCGGCTGTGCGACGGGATTGGGTGCCCTGCCGATTCTCGTCGTGTCGACAATCTCCCACCGCGTCTATGACGCCGCCCTCGGGCTGGCCGCGGGGATCATGTTCGGTGCCGCAGTCTTCGCGCTGATCGTTCCCGGCATGGAAGGTGAATCGCTCGGCGAGGTGCTCGTCGGGGTCTTACTCGGCGGGCTGTTCTTGCTCGTCGCGAACCGTGCGATCCCGCACTTTCACATGCTCATCAACGGTCGGCGGACCGGCGAGCGCGACGTCGAGATCGAACCGGAGGACGCAGATACGGTCCGCAGGGCCCTACTCGTCGGCGGTTCGATCACGCTGCACAACGTCCCCGAGGGGTTGGCGGTGGGAATCGCCTTCGGTAGCGGCCTCGAGGGTGTCGGGTTTTCACTCGCGCTCGCCATCGCGATCCAGAACGTCCCCGATGGCTTCGCGATGGCCGTCCCCGCAAGCCGTACGGACCTCTCTGACGCGCGGACGATCCTCTATACCACCCTCTCGGGAGGGATTCCCGAACCGATCGCCGCTCTCGCGGGCTTCGTGCTCGTCGCGGTGTTCACTCAACTGTTCCCGGTCGCCGCCGGGTTCGCCGCGGGGACGATGATGGCCGTCATCTTCCGGGAGATGATCCCCCAGAGCCACGGGCACGGCTACGCTGACGAGGCCACCTTGCTGTTCATCTTCGGGTTCTCGATCATGCTGTTCGTCGATACGGTGTTGGCGGTCTGA
- a CDS encoding DUF555 domain-containing protein, translating into MNYLVAMEAAWLVRDVESIDDAIGVAVSEAGKRLNRQDLDYVEVEVGATGCPACGEPFDSAYVAADTALVGLVLEMKVFNAEGEEHAQRIAKSEVGGALRDVPLSVIETFEIEEGE; encoded by the coding sequence ATGAATTATCTCGTGGCGATGGAGGCGGCGTGGCTGGTCCGGGACGTCGAGTCGATCGACGACGCGATCGGCGTGGCGGTCAGCGAGGCCGGGAAGCGACTGAACCGACAGGACCTCGATTACGTCGAGGTCGAGGTCGGGGCGACGGGCTGTCCGGCCTGCGGGGAACCGTTCGACTCGGCGTACGTGGCGGCCGACACCGCCCTGGTCGGGCTCGTCCTGGAGATGAAGGTGTTCAACGCCGAGGGCGAAGAACACGCCCAGCGCATCGCCAAAAGCGAGGTCGGCGGCGCGCTCCGAGACGTTCCTCTCTCGGTGATCGAGACCTTCGAGATCGAGGAGGGCGAGTAG